From Arcticibacter tournemirensis, one genomic window encodes:
- the cdaA gene encoding diadenylate cyclase CdaA, producing MDRFDLSFLHLRFLDIVDIILVAFIIYYIYNLIRGTIAVNIVLGLIIIYLVYLITEQLQMRLLSNILGGFVSVGFLALIIVFQQEIRRFLLLIGKNAALHRNKLWKTLLSGKKELEKEASFTSVKPIIDACKTMQSSRTGALIVFAKYFDDQYYQNTGEPIDAVVSKRLIETIFRKNSPLHDGAVVISEGKIKCASCILPVSDNIKLPPQFGLRHRAGIGITEMSDAVAVIVSEETGQIAYAKQGRVRMDVTFRDLEKLLTRDI from the coding sequence ATGGACCGGTTTGACCTTAGTTTCCTCCATCTTCGTTTCCTGGATATCGTAGATATCATCCTGGTAGCATTCATTATATACTACATTTATAATCTTATCAGAGGCACTATTGCTGTAAACATAGTTTTAGGCCTCATTATTATTTACCTGGTTTATCTCATTACTGAACAGCTTCAGATGCGTCTGCTCAGCAATATACTCGGGGGATTTGTCAGCGTGGGGTTTCTGGCCCTCATCATTGTTTTTCAACAAGAGATCCGCCGGTTTTTGTTGCTTATAGGCAAGAACGCGGCACTGCACAGAAATAAACTTTGGAAAACGCTTCTTTCAGGAAAAAAGGAGCTGGAGAAAGAGGCCAGTTTCACCTCGGTTAAACCGATAATTGATGCCTGCAAAACTATGCAAAGCAGCCGGACAGGCGCTTTGATCGTCTTTGCCAAGTACTTTGACGACCAGTATTATCAGAATACCGGCGAACCGATTGATGCTGTGGTTTCCAAACGTCTTATAGAAACCATATTCAGGAAGAACAGCCCTCTTCACGACGGTGCTGTAGTGATTTCTGAAGGAAAAATCAAATGCGCCAGTTGTATATTACCCGTTAGTGATAATATTAAGCTCCCTCCGCAGTTTGGACTGCGCCATAGAGCCGGTATCGGGATAACAGAAATGAGCGACGCTGTTGCAGTAATCGTTTCTGAGGAAACAGGTCAGATTGCATATGCCAAGCAAGGGAGAGTCCGTATGGATGTTACTTTCCGCGATCTCGAAAAACTACTTACAAGAGATATATAA
- a CDS encoding response regulator, with product MKGRIFGDLLIGEKTDLSVLKSAKQALVERKPYEIEIVVYKKDGAPIWVFISNSPLFNPDGHLESQIGIIVDITLRKHAEQQLIKTRQDAIDLSKSKEQFLSVMSHEMRTPLNAVIGLTRILKEEDPLERQKENLNILEFSAQNLLSLINDVLDFTKIETGNMTLDPAPLEIYKLVSQTIESLRFKSCDKDLRIDYYIDPRIPKVITGDSTRLYQIFMNLLGNAIKFTECGSVMLKLFLEAEDEDSVPIRFEVHDTGIGIKDDKLKAIFDAYTQAERDTSKKYGGTGLGLAITKKLIELHDSTIEVQSTHGEGTIFSFVIRYLRADKNTVPVETNINLDAPIDGRILVVDDNAMNRLLAGKVLGKWLTEIDYAENGQEAVEKVKDNDYDLVLMDIHMPVMNGLEAVKTIRELGGDKFVKLPIIALTASVQRSEEGRFLQAGMNDFVLKPFEPKDLYRKIRAHIL from the coding sequence ATAAAGGGTAGAATCTTTGGAGACCTGCTAATCGGGGAAAAGACCGATCTATCCGTTCTTAAATCTGCAAAACAAGCTTTAGTTGAAAGAAAACCATATGAAATAGAGATCGTCGTCTATAAAAAAGACGGCGCCCCAATCTGGGTGTTCATATCTAATAGCCCGCTTTTCAATCCCGACGGGCACCTGGAAAGCCAGATTGGAATAATTGTAGACATCACATTAAGAAAACATGCAGAACAGCAACTGATTAAAACCCGGCAGGACGCAATTGACCTGAGCAAGTCGAAAGAGCAGTTTCTGTCGGTCATGAGCCACGAAATGCGCACTCCCCTGAACGCTGTTATCGGACTGACCAGAATATTAAAGGAGGAGGACCCGCTCGAACGTCAGAAAGAAAATTTAAACATACTGGAGTTCTCCGCACAAAATCTTCTTTCACTCATTAATGATGTTCTTGATTTCACCAAGATAGAAACCGGGAACATGACACTGGATCCGGCGCCGCTGGAGATTTATAAGCTTGTATCACAAACAATAGAATCCCTTAGATTTAAATCCTGTGATAAAGATCTGAGAATTGACTACTATATAGATCCGCGCATTCCGAAAGTTATAACCGGAGACTCTACCAGGCTTTACCAGATCTTTATGAATCTGCTCGGAAATGCCATTAAATTTACCGAATGTGGTTCCGTAATGTTAAAGCTGTTCCTTGAGGCTGAAGATGAAGACTCCGTTCCAATCCGGTTTGAAGTTCATGACACCGGAATTGGTATAAAAGATGATAAGTTAAAGGCCATCTTTGATGCGTATACGCAGGCCGAAAGAGATACCTCAAAAAAATATGGAGGTACAGGATTGGGACTTGCGATCACAAAAAAGCTGATCGAGCTACACGATTCCACTATTGAAGTCCAGAGTACGCATGGAGAGGGAACAATATTCAGCTTTGTGATCAGATATCTGAGAGCTGATAAAAATACAGTACCCGTAGAAACAAATATAAACCTTGATGCACCTATCGATGGCCGTATCCTGGTAGTGGATGATAATGCAATGAACCGCCTGCTTGCCGGGAAAGTACTTGGGAAATGGCTCACAGAAATTGATTACGCGGAAAACGGCCAGGAAGCTGTTGAAAAGGTAAAAGACAACGACTATGATCTTGTTCTTATGGACATACATATGCCGGTGATGAATGGACTGGAAGCTGTTAAAACAATAAGGGAACTTGGCGGCGATAAATTCGTCAAACTGCCGATCATCGCGCTTACTGCAAGCGTCCAGAGGTCGGAAGAAGGACGATTCCTGCAGGCGGGGATGAATGACTTCGTACTTAAGCCTTTTGAACCAAAGGATCTGTATAGAAAGATCCGCGCTCATATTTTGTGA
- a CDS encoding PAS domain S-box protein encodes MVHSDITEANRLKTLQEYNILNTEAEAQFDSITRLISYICKTPIAFISFMEEDRQWIKSETGLNMKETSRSSAFCNYTIQNDTLLEISDLTKDNRFSDNPFVTNNPHFRFYAGSPITTAGGYHIGTLCVMDYEPRYLSDQEKDALKILSNEVMSHLEVRKKNVELQQMLNQARQFQDLFNNSNEIHCITDSEGKIEFINTSVQLLIGYSVDEMLGKTIWDFSVPGERERVMPEVFRAISLGKTHFQVETRVITKGGPIRWFEWSDVIMNGRWLVNGRDITTRKEAELKIQNLSIAVEKSPAGVVIRNAKNEVSWMNEAAEKIIGYKVEE; translated from the coding sequence ATGGTTCATTCAGATATAACCGAAGCTAACAGGCTTAAGACATTACAGGAATACAACATATTAAACACTGAAGCTGAAGCTCAGTTTGATTCAATAACGCGCCTTATATCGTATATATGTAAAACTCCAATTGCTTTCATATCCTTTATGGAGGAGGATAGACAATGGATCAAGTCGGAAACAGGTCTTAACATGAAAGAGACTTCGCGGAGTTCGGCTTTCTGCAACTATACCATACAAAACGATACGCTGCTCGAAATTTCCGACCTCACTAAGGACAATCGTTTCTCTGACAATCCTTTTGTGACAAATAACCCGCATTTCAGGTTTTACGCCGGATCACCCATAACCACAGCTGGCGGTTACCACATTGGAACATTGTGTGTGATGGATTATGAACCCAGGTATCTTAGTGATCAGGAAAAAGATGCGTTGAAGATATTGTCGAACGAAGTGATGTCGCATCTGGAGGTGCGAAAAAAAAACGTGGAGTTGCAACAGATGCTTAACCAGGCGCGACAGTTTCAGGACCTCTTTAATAATTCCAATGAAATTCATTGCATCACTGATTCCGAGGGTAAAATTGAATTCATCAATACTTCCGTCCAGCTTCTTATCGGGTATTCAGTAGATGAGATGCTCGGAAAAACGATATGGGATTTTTCTGTGCCGGGCGAACGGGAAAGAGTAATGCCTGAAGTATTCAGGGCTATATCTTTAGGTAAGACTCACTTTCAGGTCGAAACAAGAGTAATTACGAAAGGCGGCCCCATCAGATGGTTTGAATGGTCTGACGTGATTATGAACGGAAGATGGCTCGTCAACGGCAGGGATATCACCACCCGGAAAGAAGCAGAACTAAAGATACAGAACCTTTCTATCGCCGTAGAAAAATCGCCGGCCGGAGTTGTGATACGTAACGCAAAGAACGAGGTATCCTGGATGAATGAAGCAGCTGAGAAAATTATTGGCTATAAGGTAGAGGAATAA
- the folP gene encoding dihydropteroate synthase has product MCDKNTVFQEKKTINAGGRLLDFSEPKVMGILNITPDSFYQDSRTQTVAAALVKAEKMLSDGAAILDIGAYSSRPGASDIPPGEEQARLLPVIRAIRGQFPGAVLSIDTFRASVAEASIAEGADIINDISGGELDPLMFETIGRLQVPYILMHMRGTPLTMASLTQYDDMFKEIMQYFSSKLAVLNSLNVHDIILDPGFGFAKTADQNLRLLNNLELFKTTGLPVLAGLSRKKTIWQTLGVSSNEALNGTTVLNTVALMKGADLLRVHDVKEATEAIKLVSSLRRSSEDISL; this is encoded by the coding sequence ATGTGCGATAAAAATACAGTTTTTCAGGAAAAGAAAACGATTAATGCGGGAGGCAGGCTATTAGATTTTTCGGAACCGAAAGTAATGGGAATACTGAATATCACTCCTGATTCATTTTATCAGGATAGCAGAACACAAACGGTAGCTGCCGCTTTAGTGAAGGCAGAAAAAATGCTTTCGGATGGAGCCGCCATTCTCGATATCGGAGCTTATTCTTCTCGCCCGGGGGCTTCTGATATCCCGCCCGGGGAAGAACAGGCGCGTTTGCTTCCTGTTATAAGGGCTATAAGAGGGCAATTCCCCGGGGCTGTACTGTCCATCGACACATTTCGTGCATCGGTAGCCGAGGCATCAATTGCTGAAGGAGCCGACATTATAAATGATATTTCGGGAGGAGAGCTCGACCCGTTAATGTTTGAAACAATAGGCCGGTTGCAGGTTCCGTACATTCTGATGCACATGAGGGGCACTCCGCTTACAATGGCTTCATTAACTCAATATGACGACATGTTTAAAGAAATAATGCAGTATTTCTCCAGCAAACTTGCCGTTCTTAATAGCCTCAATGTTCATGACATTATTCTCGACCCGGGTTTCGGATTTGCGAAAACGGCGGACCAGAACTTACGCTTGCTGAACAATCTGGAGCTTTTCAAAACAACCGGACTGCCCGTTTTGGCGGGTTTATCCCGTAAGAAAACAATCTGGCAAACACTAGGCGTCAGCAGCAACGAGGCTTTGAACGGCACTACCGTTTTAAATACCGTAGCCTTGATGAAAGGCGCAGACTTATTACGTGTTCACGATGTAAAAGAAGCAACAGAAGCCATTAAACTGGTATCATCTTTGAGGCGAAGTTCTGAAGACATCAGCCTATAA
- a CDS encoding DUF1599 domain-containing protein, producing MGHNTSEEFDSVIRICKDLFIRKTKDYGTAWRILRLSSITDQIFIKAQRIRTLEEKKVSKVGEDITSEYIGIINYCIIAMMQMEMDETHPTDIPADQVEALYDGIVKETKDLMFAKNHDYGEAWRDMRISSLTDLILMKLLRVKQIEDNEGQTVASEGIKANYQDMLNYSAFALIKLS from the coding sequence TTGGGACATAATACTTCAGAGGAATTCGATTCAGTGATCAGAATATGTAAAGATCTTTTTATCAGAAAGACCAAAGACTATGGAACGGCATGGCGCATCCTTCGTTTAAGTTCTATTACCGACCAGATTTTTATTAAGGCGCAGAGGATCCGTACACTTGAAGAAAAGAAAGTATCAAAAGTAGGGGAGGATATCACTTCGGAATATATTGGAATTATCAACTATTGTATCATCGCCATGATGCAGATGGAAATGGACGAGACGCATCCCACTGATATTCCTGCCGATCAGGTCGAAGCCCTCTACGACGGCATTGTGAAGGAGACGAAAGATCTGATGTTTGCTAAAAATCACGATTATGGTGAAGCTTGGCGCGATATGCGTATCAGCTCGCTAACCGATCTGATACTAATGAAACTTTTGCGCGTAAAACAGATTGAAGATAACGAGGGCCAAACTGTGGCTTCCGAAGGTATAAAAGCAAATTATCAGGACATGCTGAATTATTCGGCTTTTGCGCTGATTAAGTTGAGTTGA
- a CDS encoding BT_3928 family protein: MTALQRLNKRPDYLLWFSRIFVGVLFIFSGLIKANDPLGFGYKLQEYFEVFHTTFLNDYSVELSIFICALEMIFGAALLLGYKAKQISWGLLLLIIFFTFLTFWSAAFDVVKTCGCFGDAIPLTPWQSFGKDLILLVFILVVFVKRKRIYPVFGDQAMNVLLLIVVLLSFGSGIYTYNFLPVIDFLPYHKGANLPAYMRVPPGAPQDVYEINYTLKNKKTGETKKMTDKEYLKTEIWKDANWEITGEPENKLIKLGYQAKIKDLRISDSQGTDYTSEIIENPYYNLVIVAYDLNKANEKAIGDLNAITINAAENYNIRTVLLTSASAELAGEFSKKHNLIMETFYADAVPLKSMVRANPGLLLLKNGEVIDKWHFHSLPSYQELETQYFRHNQ, encoded by the coding sequence ATGACAGCATTACAGCGATTAAATAAAAGACCCGATTATTTGCTTTGGTTTTCGAGGATATTTGTGGGCGTACTGTTCATATTCTCAGGGTTAATTAAAGCGAATGACCCTCTTGGATTTGGCTACAAACTGCAGGAGTATTTTGAGGTGTTTCATACTACCTTTCTTAATGATTACTCTGTAGAGCTTTCTATCTTTATATGTGCTCTCGAGATGATCTTTGGAGCAGCGCTCCTGCTGGGATATAAAGCAAAGCAGATTAGCTGGGGTCTTCTTTTGCTGATTATCTTTTTTACTTTTCTAACGTTCTGGTCGGCTGCGTTTGATGTAGTAAAAACATGCGGTTGCTTTGGCGATGCTATTCCTCTTACTCCATGGCAATCTTTCGGGAAGGATCTCATTCTATTGGTATTCATCCTAGTGGTTTTCGTTAAAAGGAAAAGAATCTATCCTGTTTTCGGGGATCAAGCGATGAATGTGCTGTTGCTTATCGTAGTACTGCTTTCTTTTGGATCAGGAATTTATACCTATAATTTCCTTCCTGTAATCGACTTCCTTCCATATCATAAGGGCGCGAACCTTCCGGCGTATATGCGGGTTCCACCTGGGGCTCCACAGGATGTTTATGAGATCAACTATACGCTTAAAAATAAGAAGACCGGCGAAACGAAAAAGATGACCGATAAGGAATATCTTAAAACGGAGATCTGGAAAGACGCAAACTGGGAGATAACGGGCGAACCGGAGAATAAGCTGATTAAACTGGGATACCAGGCTAAAATCAAGGATCTCAGGATCTCGGACAGCCAGGGAACCGATTACACCAGCGAAATCATTGAGAACCCTTACTATAATCTGGTTATCGTGGCTTACGATCTGAATAAGGCGAATGAGAAAGCAATCGGCGATCTGAATGCTATAACCATTAATGCTGCCGAAAATTATAATATACGCACCGTTCTGCTCACCTCTGCTTCTGCAGAGCTGGCCGGAGAGTTCAGTAAAAAACATAACCTGATTATGGAAACTTTTTATGCGGATGCGGTTCCTCTAAAAAGTATGGTAAGAGCAAACCCGGGTTTGCTCTTGCTTAAGAATGGTGAGGTAATCGATAAATGGCATTTTCATTCGCTGCCATCTTATCAGGAACTTGAAACTCAATATTTCAGACACAACCAATAG
- a CDS encoding DinB family protein → MLKELMKYTDLADKKMIGTFKKAGVRLPEAERLFSHILNSQYIWACRIRGEKTNVDRFDLLDVSEFDDIQQRNMGYFYQLLEYADLSATVSYSNSQGEAFTDAIEDILFHVVNHSTYHRAQVATQFRVHGIKPPVTDYIHLKRQGEL, encoded by the coding sequence ATGCTTAAAGAGTTGATGAAGTACACCGACCTTGCCGACAAAAAAATGATCGGTACTTTCAAAAAAGCAGGCGTCCGCCTGCCCGAAGCGGAAAGACTGTTCAGCCATATTTTAAACAGTCAGTATATTTGGGCTTGCAGGATCAGGGGCGAGAAGACCAATGTCGACCGCTTTGATTTACTCGATGTCAGCGAGTTTGATGATATTCAGCAGCGGAATATGGGGTACTTTTATCAGCTGCTTGAGTATGCAGATCTTTCTGCAACAGTTTCTTATTCAAACTCGCAGGGAGAGGCATTTACAGATGCTATTGAAGATATTCTTTTTCACGTGGTGAACCATTCTACTTATCACCGGGCGCAGGTTGCTACCCAGTTCAGAGTACACGGCATTAAGCCTCCAGTAACAGATTATATACACTTAAAAAGGCAGGGGGAGTTATGA
- a CDS encoding shikimate kinase: MRIFLVGFMGCGKTTLGRKLASRLSVPFTDLDKVFEEVTGKTVPLYFKEFGEDAFRKAERDVLQTSDFPDDVVIATGGGAPCYYNNMDWMNANGFTVYISLSPAALAKRLETADEERPVLRDHKGTALVEFIAEKLKEREPFYKQAHLIAEGISLSAEKLASAIALHQLR; this comes from the coding sequence ATGAGGATTTTTCTTGTGGGCTTTATGGGCTGCGGTAAAACAACATTAGGACGCAAGCTTGCTTCCAGGTTGTCAGTCCCCTTCACCGACCTCGATAAAGTGTTTGAAGAAGTTACAGGCAAAACCGTTCCTCTCTATTTTAAGGAGTTTGGGGAAGATGCGTTCAGGAAGGCTGAACGGGATGTCCTTCAAACAAGCGATTTTCCGGACGATGTGGTCATTGCAACGGGGGGAGGGGCTCCGTGTTACTACAACAATATGGATTGGATGAATGCCAATGGGTTTACCGTGTACATCTCTTTATCACCCGCGGCGCTAGCCAAAAGGTTGGAGACAGCAGACGAGGAACGCCCTGTCTTAAGAGATCATAAAGGAACAGCATTGGTAGAATTTATTGCTGAGAAGCTAAAGGAGCGCGAGCCGTTCTATAAACAGGCGCATCTTATAGCCGAAGGAATAAGTCTTTCGGCCGAAAAGCTAGCCTCAGCCATAGCCCTTCATCAGCTCAGATAA
- a CDS encoding phosphoribosyltransferase family protein, with product MNQPLVILTPAQIQQKITRIAYQVWEDNINEPEIIIAGIIEYGFVIAGRLKAELEKISDIKITLIKISLDKNSTHLEATTDSPIDQCRNKVVIVIDDVINTGRTLAYGIGLFLEIPLKKLRTVALVERSHRIFPVSPDYVGTMLATITKEHVDVLLDDNNREKDVVYLS from the coding sequence ATGAACCAGCCATTAGTCATATTAACCCCCGCGCAGATCCAACAGAAGATAACCCGTATCGCGTATCAGGTTTGGGAAGATAATATCAATGAACCTGAAATTATTATTGCAGGGATTATAGAATATGGGTTCGTCATTGCGGGTCGTCTTAAAGCGGAACTTGAAAAGATCTCGGATATTAAGATCACCCTCATAAAGATCTCGCTTGATAAAAACAGTACGCACCTGGAAGCCACTACTGATTCGCCAATCGACCAATGCCGAAATAAGGTGGTCATAGTTATTGACGATGTTATCAACACAGGCAGAACGCTTGCATATGGTATCGGACTTTTCCTGGAGATTCCGCTGAAAAAGTTACGAACTGTAGCGTTGGTTGAAAGGAGCCACAGAATATTCCCTGTATCTCCCGACTATGTTGGCACTATGCTTGCAACGATAACGAAAGAACATGTTGATGTTCTTCTGGACGACAATAACCGTGAGAAAGACGTTGTTTATCTGAGCTGA
- the rlmD gene encoding 23S rRNA (uracil(1939)-C(5))-methyltransferase RlmD, which produces MKKIPAEIKHIANVKVTDIAEEGKGVGKFDDLVIFIEKAIPGDVVDIELLRKKKSFAEAKVSKLVDPSEYRTEPFCPHFGICGGCKWQHMTYDGQLQFKQKSVTDALTRIAKIDTTHTEAILPSFETRYYRNKLEYTFSNKRWLTNEDILNNGDAEMNALGFHVPLRFDKILNIETCYLQTDPSNEIRNSIRDFALRNNISFYDLRNHEGALRNLIIRTSTTGELMIIVVFAYATPDEVEKTMLFVQERFPQTTSLLYILNEKKNDTIFDQDVKVFSGRDYILEEMEGLTFKIGPKSFYQTNSLQAYELYSVTRQFAEFKGDELVYDLYTGAGTIANFVARHVKEVIGIEYVPSAIEDARINSSLNGIKNTTFYAGDMKDVLLPDFVNGHGKPDVIITDPPRAGMHPDVVQRLLEIEAPKIVYVSCNAATQARDIAILKEKYKVSRIRPVDMFPHTQHVENVVLMELI; this is translated from the coding sequence ATGAAGAAGATTCCTGCGGAAATAAAACATATTGCAAACGTTAAGGTCACAGATATTGCAGAGGAGGGCAAAGGCGTAGGTAAATTTGATGACCTGGTAATCTTCATTGAAAAAGCAATCCCGGGCGACGTTGTAGATATCGAGCTCCTGCGCAAGAAAAAAAGCTTCGCAGAAGCTAAAGTAAGCAAGCTTGTAGACCCTTCTGAATATCGTACTGAGCCCTTCTGCCCGCATTTTGGAATCTGCGGAGGATGCAAATGGCAGCACATGACCTACGATGGCCAACTGCAGTTTAAGCAGAAAAGCGTGACGGATGCATTAACAAGGATAGCAAAAATAGATACAACACATACAGAAGCTATTCTTCCATCCTTTGAAACAAGGTATTACCGCAATAAACTCGAATACACATTCTCTAACAAACGCTGGCTTACCAATGAGGATATTCTGAATAATGGTGACGCAGAGATGAATGCCCTCGGCTTCCATGTGCCGCTACGTTTCGATAAGATCCTGAATATTGAAACATGCTATCTTCAAACAGATCCTTCAAACGAGATCAGAAACAGTATCAGGGATTTTGCCCTTAGAAATAACATTTCGTTCTATGACCTCAGAAATCACGAAGGCGCTCTGAGAAACCTCATCATCCGTACCTCTACAACCGGCGAGCTAATGATCATAGTGGTTTTCGCCTATGCTACTCCCGATGAGGTGGAGAAAACGATGCTCTTTGTTCAGGAAAGATTTCCGCAAACCACTTCCCTTCTTTATATCCTGAATGAAAAAAAGAATGATACGATATTTGATCAGGATGTAAAAGTATTTTCAGGGAGGGATTATATTCTCGAAGAAATGGAGGGTCTTACTTTTAAAATAGGACCTAAATCCTTCTACCAGACTAATTCGTTACAAGCATACGAACTATACAGTGTTACAAGACAGTTTGCAGAGTTTAAAGGGGATGAACTGGTATACGACCTCTATACAGGAGCAGGCACTATTGCAAACTTCGTTGCCCGGCATGTAAAAGAAGTGATCGGAATTGAATACGTGCCTTCAGCTATTGAAGATGCGCGTATAAATTCGTCCCTTAACGGCATAAAAAATACCACCTTCTATGCAGGTGATATGAAAGACGTACTTTTACCCGACTTTGTGAACGGGCATGGTAAGCCTGATGTGATTATTACCGACCCTCCCCGCGCAGGGATGCATCCTGATGTAGTGCAAAGACTCCTTGAAATAGAAGCGCCGAAAATAGTGTATGTAAGCTGCAACGCAGCTACACAGGCAAGGGATATTGCTATACTGAAAGAGAAATACAAGGTATCAAGAATACGCCCCGTTGACATGTTTCCTCACACTCAGCATGTAGAAAATGTTGTTCTGATGGAACTCATTTAA
- a CDS encoding TetR/AcrR family transcriptional regulator — protein MEVDKIRESIVLAATELFRKYGYHKTSVNEIAKRAKIAKATIYKYFDSKEILLHFILMKYISTSVDEMIRNSDGENNTEAYLSKLIFKTCRLTYTICNEFIGWDFIRESANSQGFLKLLSDDLEKLLIRSFRETNIMKNDQRYADSLRFLIKASKSIVFSYAFTSVSDADVRKNFVSFQKEILPYLIKAALK, from the coding sequence ATGGAAGTCGACAAAATAAGAGAGAGCATTGTACTGGCGGCAACGGAACTTTTCAGGAAATACGGGTATCATAAAACCAGCGTAAACGAAATAGCAAAAAGGGCGAAAATAGCAAAAGCTACCATCTATAAATATTTCGACAGCAAAGAGATCCTTCTCCATTTCATCCTCATGAAATACATCAGCACCAGCGTGGATGAAATGATCAGGAATTCGGACGGCGAAAACAATACCGAAGCTTACCTCAGTAAGCTGATCTTCAAAACCTGCCGCCTGACGTATACCATCTGCAATGAGTTCATCGGCTGGGATTTTATCCGCGAGTCGGCCAACTCACAGGGCTTCCTTAAACTACTTTCAGACGACTTAGAAAAATTACTGATCAGGTCCTTCAGGGAAACCAATATAATGAAAAATGATCAGCGTTATGCCGATAGTCTCCGTTTCCTCATAAAGGCGAGCAAAAGCATCGTTTTCTCGTATGCCTTTACATCGGTGAGTGATGCCGACGTAAGAAAAAATTTCGTCAGTTTTCAAAAAGAAATACTTCCATACCTCATAAAGGCTGCGCTGAAATAA
- the pheS gene encoding phenylalanine--tRNA ligase subunit alpha, giving the protein MQDKINQYTAEISAFEPRSAAETEAFRIKFLGTKGIIKDLFDEFKAVSPEEKRVLGKVLNDFKKLAEEKYQIVKEQFESGDAGADQNLDLSLPGEGFELGSRHPLSLVRREIVEIFKKLGFTVAEGPEIEDDWHNFSALNFPEEHPARDMQDTFFINKDAVNGDIALRTHTSSVQVRMMENGKPPFRAIMPGRVYRNEAISARAHCFFHQVEGLYVDENVSFADLKQTLFYFVQEMYGEGTKVRFRPSYFPFTEPSAEMDISCTICGGTGCPMCKGSGWVEILGCGMVDPNVLENCGIDSQKYTGFAFGMGIERITNLKYEIKDLRLFSENDVRFLKQFQSEVI; this is encoded by the coding sequence ATGCAGGATAAAATCAATCAGTATACCGCTGAGATCTCTGCCTTCGAACCCCGTTCGGCAGCAGAAACAGAAGCTTTCAGGATCAAGTTTTTAGGCACTAAAGGTATTATAAAAGACCTCTTCGACGAGTTTAAAGCAGTATCTCCCGAAGAAAAACGGGTACTGGGTAAGGTTTTGAATGACTTTAAAAAACTCGCAGAAGAGAAATACCAGATCGTTAAGGAGCAGTTTGAATCCGGCGACGCGGGCGCTGACCAGAATCTTGACCTTTCTTTACCGGGCGAAGGATTTGAGCTTGGCTCACGCCATCCCCTTTCTCTTGTGAGAAGAGAGATTGTTGAAATTTTCAAGAAGCTTGGATTTACAGTTGCCGAAGGCCCGGAAATTGAAGATGACTGGCATAATTTCTCGGCCCTTAACTTCCCCGAAGAACATCCGGCGAGAGACATGCAGGACACGTTCTTCATTAACAAAGATGCGGTAAACGGTGACATCGCTTTACGTACCCATACCTCGTCTGTACAGGTAAGGATGATGGAAAACGGCAAACCTCCTTTCCGAGCCATCATGCCGGGCAGGGTTTACCGCAATGAAGCAATATCTGCCAGGGCTCACTGTTTCTTTCACCAGGTAGAAGGTTTGTATGTTGATGAAAATGTTTCCTTTGCAGATCTGAAACAAACGCTTTTCTATTTTGTGCAGGAGATGTATGGCGAAGGCACAAAAGTGCGCTTCAGGCCCTCCTACTTCCCTTTTACAGAACCTTCTGCCGAAATGGATATTTCATGTACTATTTGCGGCGGTACGGGCTGCCCGATGTGCAAAGGCTCAGGCTGGGTAGAAATCCTGGGTTGCGGCATGGTAGACCCTAATGTGCTCGAAAACTGCGGTATCGACAGCCAGAAGTATACAGGTTTCGCGTTTGGAATGGGCATTGAGCGTATTACGAACTTAAAATATGAAATAAAAGACCTGAGATTGTTCTCCGAAAATGATGTACGTTTTCTAAAACAGTTTCAAAGTGAGGTAATATGA